ATGTTAGTTTTACAACAATTACAATCAGCTGCAcgtttttgctttatgtattttatgtacttacataaatatataaaacattaatatTTAAATTCTGTGTCATATTTCACAATTTAGAAGTTAAGGAAAAAAGCCAAGGACTCCAgcactctgatttttttttagcttattccCAACCAATGACCATGTATCCTAAATTTCCCGGGGCTACCCAGTAATAAGATCTGGTCACTTCTTGCATATTCTTGTATTGACCTGAACATGTGCCCCAATTTATTTGGGGTTCAGAATATGTTGTCCCAGCCCCATAAAGAGTGGATACTGGCCCTAAAAAGGAAGGATGTGGGCTCAAGCTAGCCTCTTCCCCAGATCTGGGTCCTCACCGTGTCCAGTTGTACGAGGGAGGGGGCTGCCCTTCACTCAGGCACTTGAGTGTAGCTCCTTCTCTGCCCACGTGCCACAGCTTTAGGTCTTCAAGACCCCTCACAGAGGCCTCAGTAAGAACTGGAATGGGAGGTGGGAGGAGAAAGAATGGGAATGATGCCTTTGATTGTGTTGTTCCTTGAAGAGTCCCCGCCCCATGCCCCATCCTGCCTGGAAGAGTCTCCCCCTGCCCTTCTCCATCCTACTCATCAGCTGCCAAAGCCTAGCCCGGCCCCACCTCACCAATAGCTCCACAcggctccctcccctctctgagcTCAGAGAGTCCACCTTGGTTTACCTGTGCAATTAATCTCTAAATCCCTTAGGGTAGCGATTGTGTGGCCCTTTTTCTGAATCCCATTTGGTGCCAAGCGTAGTGCTAGTCACAGAACAGGTGCTGTATATACGCTCCGTGACTCTTTGGAGGTTTAACAATCATCTTCGTTCACTCACTTCcttaacaaacatttgttgagggCCTACTTTGTGCCAAGTGTTGGCTTAGTATGAATCAAAAACAGTCCTATCCTCTCAGGGACTCAAAGTCTAATGCTGGGAAAACTATCTACTGTTTACTAAGCACATTCTATGTGCTAAGCCCTGTGTAAGGTGCTCTGCATTCATGGTTTCTCATTCCCACCAGAACCCTGTAAAGCTGGTATAATTATACTCATTTTGCTGATGAAGAAACTGGAAGTCTAACAAGATTAAGTAACAGCTGATAAATAaaagaatccgccaggtgctccttggaaactctacggggcagttctaccctgtcctatagggtcgctatgagttggaatcgactcgacggcagtaggttagGTTTTtaggataaataaaaaatagtagCGCTAGAGCTGTCCCAAATCCATCTGTCTCCGAACCTTaaactaaggagccttggtggcttgatggttaagcatttggctgctaactgaaaggtcggaggtttaaacctaccagtggcttcccgggagaaaaggcctggtgatctgcccccataaagattacaaccttggaaaccctatggggcagttctactctgtcctgtaaggtcactgtgagtcagaatcaactcaacagcacacaacaacagacctTCAACTGTGTATTTTACTATGTGCTTTCAATTCCATTTTTATATTTGATCCTCCCAACAGCCCTGGGAAGCAGAACAATCTCCTTTGTAAAGACGAggacactgaagctcagagaggtctaATCAATTTACCAAGGTCATCTGGCTTTGGACTCCAGGTCTTCTATCTTTGGACTAGTGCTCTCTCGGCCACATGATGTGGTCGCTAGGATACAGCCTGGCCAGCCTGGTATGGCTCATGGTTCTCACCAATCCTCTCAGAGCCCATGAGAGTCCCTACCCAAGCATCCCAGTACTCACAGGCCACTTGGAGAATGTGGGTGATCCTTTGGTCCTGGAGCAGACCAGGGTGGGACACCACGCAGGTAAGAGGTTGCCCATTCATGCTGCGGCTGGGCACCAAGTGGAACTCTGAAGTGACAGCAGCGGAGCGGGAGTGCTTGAAAGAGCGGCTAGAGGCCGTGCCCTTGACCTCTGTGTCCCAGGTCACACTGGGAGCCGGGCTCCCCTCAGCCGTGCAGGAGGCTGCCAGCGTCAGGCCCTGGCCCTCTTCTAGTGCTGGACCAGGATTCAGCGAGGGCAGAGGAGGCACTGCAGGTGGAGGGAGATCAGGTCAGGGGTCTACACAACTCCCGTCAGGAGGCCCAGCCCCCTCCCATCTCAGTCTTGCACAGGTGCAAAGTTTCAGGCCCCTTTTCCCTCTTACTTCACCAAAGACACCCATGAATGGTAGAATTTCagatggcatggtggttaaggccacggctgctaacctaaaaggtcagcagtttgaatccaccaggtgctcttggaaactctatgggccagttctactcgtcctatcgggttgctatgagtcagaatcaaccctacggcaatgggcttggttttttggggtggtttgtctttgtacctttcttcattgtttgaattttttacaGTGAGCATGggtcattttttaataaaaacaatgaagtaattaaaaaagtaaccaaataataataataaccaaataacatctatataataataataataacatctgtataataatataatagctgccacttattaagcacttactagggttgctatgagtcggaattgactcgacggcagcggggttttggtttatgtgacAAGCAAGTGCTTAATAAGTggcagctattattattactatatagATGCTATTTGgttagttttttaattacttcattgtttaagcacttactatgtgtcaagaggacttgaagcacttactaaggaagatcaaagaccacagccttcagtatggattacacctcaacataaagaaagaaaaatcctcacaattggaccaataagcaacatcatgataaactgggaaaagattgaagttgtcaaggatttcatttttcttggatccacaatcaacacccacagaagcagctgtcaagaaattaaaagatgcattgctttgggcaaatctgctgcaaaggacctctttaaagtgttaaaaagcaaagatgtcaccttgaagactaaggtgcacctgacacaagccatggtattttcaatcacctcctatgcatgagaaagctagacaatggataaagaagacggaagaagaactgacacctttgaattgtggtgttggcgaagaatattgaatataccatggactgccaaaagaatgaacaaatctgtcttggaaaaagtgcaactagaacactccttagaagcaaggatggtgagactacatctcacatactttagacatgttgtcaggagggatcagtccctggagaaggacatcacgcttggcaaagtagagggtcagtgaaaaaaaggaagaccctcaaggagatggattgatacagtggctgcaacaatgggtgtaagcataacaacgattgtgaggatggcaccggatctggcagtatttctttctgttgcacacagggttgctctgagtcagaacaggcttgatggcacctaacaacaatatgtgccaaacgtggagccctggtggcatagtggtggtaagtgctatggctgctaaccaaaaggtcagcagttcaagtccaccagcggctccttggaaaccctgcggggcagctctatgctgtcctacagggtcactaggagttggaattgactcaacaacaatgggtaatCTGGCAACCATTATGCTAAACACTTCacaaacattatttcatttaatcttgtcAACAAACCAATGAAGTGggtattattatctctattttacaggtgaagaaactgaagctcaactGGCTTGTCTTAGCTATTAGGTGACAAACCAGATCCACATTCAGTCTTTTctactcaaaacaaaacaaaaaacccaaacccattgccgtcaagtcgatccagactcatagcaaccctataagacagacataaaattttcaaagagcacctggtggatttgaaccaccaacattttggttagcagccatagcatttaaccaccaggGCCTCCTCTCTACTCCAAGGCTGGTGTTACAAACTTCCGTGTAAATACAGGAAAATTATAAATGCTTGTATTTTTATCTTCACAACATGAACAGCCCAAGGCCGGAGTATGAAGGATTTAACTTGACCATAGGTCAAGGGCATCAGCTGACCCTGAATGCCTACAGGGACAGTGGCGGTTTAAAAGATTATTgtgcactgaattgtacacgtaaaagtGGTTGaggtggcaaatgttttgttatatatatgttatcacgagacaaaaaaaaaagactactgtGATCTCAGACCACATTCACTGCAGGTCAGCTCAGGAAAGGTGCTAGCCCCACTCGTCCAGGCATAGGCCACACCATAGCTAGGCCTGTGTGTCTACATCTGGCCTCCACAATTTAAAAGAATGGAACCCAGACCCAAAGGAGCCTTTTGAATCAGTGTCTTTGGTGGAACTGATGAGGGAACCAGTACGTTTAGCTTGGAGAAGAGTAGATTTGGGTGGAACATGGCAAAGGTCCTCATCTCTTTAAAAGGCTGTTGTGCAGAAGGGAGAACATGCCTGCGCCATACAGCTTCTGAGGCCACAGTAATAGAGATTTCAGCTCGACGGGAAGAACTTCCTCATCACTGGACTCTTCCCACAGGGGCCCTGGTAGTCCCAAGGCTGACCGAACTATCTCAACCCACTGGAGTCACTTGGACAGAATTTCCGGATTGGGCGGGAGGATGAGCTGGGTGACTCAACTTTCTTCAAACCCTGCTGTCCCCTCGTTCTTACAGGGCCTCACATCTTATTCCCGTTCCCCTCCGCCCCGTCTGTCTCTGCGGTTCCCATGGCCGCTTCCCGCCTGCCTCCGGTTTCTCCTCACCGAGCCCCGAACCTGGTGCCTCTGCACACACACcggcccctcccccgccccctgaCCTTGCCCAGCCGACTGCACTTACCCAGCACGCGGAGCCGCAGCCGCGCCTGGAAGCTGCCGGCGGGAAAGGTGCTGACGCGGCACTCATATTCGCCCTCATCGGCCTGCACAGCGTTGCGCAGGAGCACGGCGCCGTCAAGGGGGTCCCGTGGGGGCGGTGGCTGTTCAACGCGGCCCTCGTAGGCCGGGCTCACGTGCAGCCCGTATTCGGAGTGCAGAAGCGCCAGCTCCCGGGCGCCTTCGGCCGCGTCCACCCTTGCCCAAGCCACCTGCCCCACCTGCTCGTCAGGATCCCCGCGGTAGAAGCAGGGCAGTTTTGCATCCTGGCCCAGCACCACGGTCACCAGATCCGTGGTCTCCAGCTCGCCTGCTGAGCACCAGCCTGCAGGGGGCAGACAGGGGCAGACAGGATTAGGGGCGCTGCCAGAGCCGGGAAACACTTACTCATAATGATAATGACAGTAAAGGCAGCCGGAGCTCCTGGAGCATTTTATGCTTGCAAAGCGCTTTCAGTTCATTACCTCATTAGAGCCACAAAACATTCCCAAGAAGTAGGCCTTATTATCATggccatttaacagatgaggaaactgaggcccagagagaggaagtgacttgcctaaggccaCGCTGATAATTTATGGAAGAGCTACATCCCTCTCCCTGCCCAGGATTGTATCCTGAGCAATTGTGAGGTGGGAGGGTATAACAGGACAAAGATACCCAGGAGCTGCCCTCAGGAGCTTACAATCGTCTCAGGGAAATGAAATTTGTATGCATACTAGCAGGGAAGCCCCAGACACTTTCACAGAAGGCTccacctgccaaaaccaaaaaaccaaacctgttgccatcaagtcgattcatcacagtgaccttataggacagagtagaactgccccatagagcttccaaggagctattagtggattcgaactgccgaccttttggttagcaaccaagctcttgaccactgcaccaccaaggctcctcagccTACCAAGGAGGGTAAAAGTTATGCTTTCAGTGTGGCCAGGAGCCATAGCAAAGGCCAAGAACTTTTGGTGTCTGGGATGGGGCCGCAGGGTGGGGAGGGTCTCACTAGGCCCTTCAGAAGGTTCTTCGCGTGATTTGGAGAGACCTGGATTTCCAGAAAGAAGGAAGTACTCTGTGGGAGGAATGGCTGGAATTGAGGCTTTGAGGTAGGGATGAGCAAGTCACTGAAGACAGGAAGGGCCCACGTCAGAGACCCAGAGACATGTAGTGACAGAATCAGAGGATAAGGGATGGGGAGCAGAGGCACAGGGCGATCATTTTGCACATGGACTGCGTACAAGGAGCAGTATTATGAAGTGCTCAGGGTTTTTAGAGTCAAGGACACCCATATGTATACCTCATCTCCAAATAAGGAACTGTTCTTGCCTTCATGGAACCTGAGGTCTGTTCAGGAGCAGGAAATGCATGGAGACAGATGTGCAAACATGTGATGATGGTTTCTGATTCAATGCTCAGTGGTGTGTTGCAGGTCATCTGTGGGATGGGGCAGTCACTGTGGACCCAGTCATCTGGGAAGGCCTTGGGCAGGAATTGGGTATGATTAGGAGGGGGAGAGACCTGGAAAGGCATTTCAGGTAAGGAACCAAGATGAGCAAACACCAAGAGGGTGGAAAGGCTGGCTGGTTCAGGAGGCGTTGAGGAGAGGACTCAAGGCAGAATGTATGTGTTGAGCAGGAGTGGAAAATAGGGTTGGGGTAAGGTGGGGGCAAATCA
This DNA window, taken from Elephas maximus indicus isolate mEleMax1 chromosome 3, mEleMax1 primary haplotype, whole genome shotgun sequence, encodes the following:
- the NECTIN4 gene encoding nectin-4 isoform X2, which codes for MWGPEAWLLLLLLASFTGWCSAGELETTDLVTVVLGQDAKLPCFYRGDPDEQVGQVAWARVDAAEGARELALLHSEYGLHVSPAYEGRVEQPPPPRDPLDGAVLLRNAVQADEGEYECRVSTFPAGSFQARLRLRVLVPPLPSLNPGPALEEGQGLTLAASCTAEGSPAPSVTWDTEVKGTASSRSFKHSRSAAVTSEFHLVPSRSMNGQPLTCVVSHPGLLQDQRITHILQVAFLTEASVRGLEDLKLWHVGREGATLKCLSEGQPPPSYNWTRLDGPLPSGVRVEGATLSFPRLTTEHSGTYVCHVSNELSSRDSQVAVDVLDPQDASVKEVDLVSASVVAVGVIAALLFCLLVVVVVLMSRYHRRKAQQMTQKYEEELTLTRENSIRRLHSHHTDPRSQPEESVGLRAEGHPDSLKDNSSCSVMSEEPEGRSYSTLTTVREIETQTELLSPGPGRAEEEEDQDEGIKQAMNHFVQENGTLRAKPTGNGIYINGRGHLV
- the NECTIN4 gene encoding nectin-4 isoform X3: MWGPEAWLLLLLLASFTGWCSAGELETTDLVTVVLGQDAKLPCFYRGDPDEQVGQVAWARVDAAEGARELALLHSEYGLHVSPAYEGRVEQPPPPRDPLDGAVLLRNAVQADEGEYECRVSTFPAGSFQARLRLRVLVPPLPSLNPGPALEEGQGLTLAASCTAEGSPAPSVTWDTEVKGTASSRSFKHSRSAAVTSEFHLVPSRSMNGQPLTCVVSHPGLLQDQRITHILQVAFLTEASVRGLEDLKLWHVGREGATLKCLSEGQPPPSYNWTRLDGPLPSGVRVEGATLSFPRLTTEHSGTYVCHVSNELSSRDSQVAVDVLADPQDASVKEVDLVSASVVAVGVIAALLFCLLVVVVVLMSRYHRRKAQQMTQKYEEELTLTRENSIRRLHSHHTDPRSQSEEPEGRSYSTLTTVREIETQTELLSPGPGRAEEEEDQDEGIKQAMNHFVQENGTLRAKPTGNGIYINGRGHLV
- the NECTIN4 gene encoding nectin-4 isoform X1; its protein translation is MWGPEAWLLLLLLASFTGWCSAGELETTDLVTVVLGQDAKLPCFYRGDPDEQVGQVAWARVDAAEGARELALLHSEYGLHVSPAYEGRVEQPPPPRDPLDGAVLLRNAVQADEGEYECRVSTFPAGSFQARLRLRVLVPPLPSLNPGPALEEGQGLTLAASCTAEGSPAPSVTWDTEVKGTASSRSFKHSRSAAVTSEFHLVPSRSMNGQPLTCVVSHPGLLQDQRITHILQVAFLTEASVRGLEDLKLWHVGREGATLKCLSEGQPPPSYNWTRLDGPLPSGVRVEGATLSFPRLTTEHSGTYVCHVSNELSSRDSQVAVDVLADPQDASVKEVDLVSASVVAVGVIAALLFCLLVVVVVLMSRYHRRKAQQMTQKYEEELTLTRENSIRRLHSHHTDPRSQPEESVGLRAEGHPDSLKDNSSCSVMSEEPEGRSYSTLTTVREIETQTELLSPGPGRAEEEEDQDEGIKQAMNHFVQENGTLRAKPTGNGIYINGRGHLV